The DNA sequence CGGGCACCGAAACTGGAATGGGCACGGGCTCAGATAGGAAGAATGCCCCTGGGCATGGCGATCGCCATCACCCTGGTCAGTACGAGATAGAGCACCAATGGAATGGTGATTGCGACTGGTATGACGACGACCAGCCGCCGATATCCATAGTAGACAGACAGTGCGATCACCAGAACCGTCGACGAAACCAGGAATCCGAGTGGCCGCAATGCAAAGGCATAGAGGACAATGGCGAGCGCGGTCACCGCGACCATCGCCCAGGGGTGATGATGGATCGGCGTATCGGGCGCGACCTCTATACTCAGAAATTCACCATCACGGGGACGCTGAAAGAAGAGAAAGACGGCCATGACGAGAAGGGAAGTTCCGAGAACTTTGGGGAAGAGATCCGAATCGATCGGCCGGGGCAGCGGAAACTGACGGATCTGGAAGGCCTCGTAAAGGTAGGCCGCGCTGAATACGGCTATGACGATGGCCAGTATCTGGTTTATGTTGAGCCGGCGCATCTGATCGTCCCTGTTGTTTTCGCCATCGTTTCTTTGTGGCGTGATTTTCCGACGACCCTCGCTCTACACTGGCGCGGCCGATCGGAAGCCCCCCGGGACAAGCCCGGGGGGAAGAGCAGAGCTATTGTTCCAGAAGACCCAGATCGCTCAGGATCGACTC is a window from the Fodinicurvata sp. EGI_FJ10296 genome containing:
- a CDS encoding tripartite tricarboxylate transporter TctB family protein — protein: MRRLNINQILAIVIAVFSAAYLYEAFQIRQFPLPRPIDSDLFPKVLGTSLLVMAVFLFFQRPRDGEFLSIEVAPDTPIHHHPWAMVAVTALAIVLYAFALRPLGFLVSSTVLVIALSVYYGYRRLVVVIPVAITIPLVLYLVLTRVMAIAMPRGILPI